One segment of Pontibacter akesuensis DNA contains the following:
- a CDS encoding ribonuclease HII, with amino-acid sequence MLLANHSGYTLEAGVDEVGRGCLAGPVVAAAVILPPNYQHPLLNDSKKLSRKLRDQLREDVVRDAVAWAIGEATPQEIDQVNILQASYLAMHRAIAQLSRGPEYLLVDGNRFKPYGTLPYSCIVKGDGKYQSIAAASILAKTYRDELMSHLAAEFSQYGWEQNAGYPTRQHRAGIAQYGITEHHRQSFALLAKQAALG; translated from the coding sequence ATGCTTTTAGCAAACCATAGCGGCTACACCTTAGAAGCTGGCGTAGATGAGGTAGGGCGCGGCTGCCTGGCCGGTCCGGTGGTGGCAGCGGCCGTTATACTTCCTCCAAACTACCAACACCCGCTGCTGAACGATTCTAAAAAGCTGTCGCGGAAGCTGCGGGACCAGTTGCGGGAAGATGTGGTACGCGATGCGGTGGCCTGGGCCATAGGAGAGGCCACGCCACAGGAAATAGACCAGGTCAACATTCTGCAGGCGTCTTACCTGGCCATGCACCGGGCCATCGCGCAATTGTCCAGGGGGCCTGAGTACCTGTTGGTAGATGGCAACCGCTTTAAGCCTTACGGCACGCTACCCTATAGCTGCATTGTGAAGGGAGATGGAAAATACCAATCTATCGCGGCCGCATCCATACTTGCAAAAACTTATCGGGATGAGCTGATGAGCCATTTGGCAGCTGAGTTCAGCCAGTACGGCTGGGAACAGAATGCCGGGTATCCTACCAGGCAACACCGCGCCGGCATAGCGCAGTATGGAATTACTGAGCATCACCGGCAGTCTTTTGCGCTGTTGGCAAAGCAAGCAGCGTTGGGCTGA
- a CDS encoding sensor histidine kinase: MKLSVKLFAGFVLISVLFTAVAIVNYRLSKVVIENTEWVSRSQIVIRNSAALQRSITDMESGLRGFLLNGNETFLQPYTQAKDQLPGLFQTTEKYIAIASDQIQKLEEINALQKRFVDNYAEPLIQLKRNDAAQINDDTYETQLDSLIMGEKIIMDSLRSKFKQFNAFEYKVREDRRENLSQSIDNTREVSTILTILSVILGLSWAYYITRLITNRIIKMVKLAEQVSQGDYKTQIIDTSRDELSQLSHSLNRMSTTIDETFTELDRKNKELDQFAYVVSHDLKAPLRGIEVASRWIEEDMGENLPQNVQEYLTLMRVRVHRMENLINGILALARIGRTSQVEETVNVNQLLVELKDMLSPPPGFVLDVQEDLPTLHTIRIQLQQVFSNLISNAIKYHDKDHGVISVRHHETEDFHVFSVADDGPGIEPAYHERIFVIFQTLQERDAVESTGVGLAIVKKIVEWQGGSIWVASQPGQGATFTFTWPKDTGKEENFS, translated from the coding sequence ATGAAACTTTCTGTTAAACTCTTTGCCGGTTTTGTGCTGATATCGGTGCTCTTCACGGCTGTGGCCATCGTTAACTACCGCCTGTCCAAAGTCGTAATCGAAAACACGGAGTGGGTGTCACGTTCGCAGATCGTGATTAGGAACTCTGCCGCCCTGCAGCGTAGCATTACGGACATGGAGTCCGGATTGCGCGGGTTTCTGCTGAACGGCAACGAAACCTTTTTGCAGCCCTACACCCAGGCCAAAGATCAGTTGCCTGGACTTTTCCAGACCACTGAGAAGTATATCGCCATCGCATCAGATCAAATTCAAAAATTGGAGGAGATAAACGCGCTGCAGAAACGTTTTGTAGACAACTATGCCGAGCCGCTCATCCAGTTGAAGCGAAATGATGCCGCACAAATCAACGATGACACTTACGAGACGCAGCTGGACAGCCTTATCATGGGCGAAAAGATCATCATGGACTCACTCCGCAGCAAATTCAAGCAGTTTAACGCGTTTGAGTATAAAGTACGCGAGGATCGCCGCGAAAACCTCAGCCAAAGTATCGACAATACCCGCGAGGTATCTACTATCCTGACTATTCTGTCGGTTATACTAGGCCTTAGTTGGGCCTACTACATCACCCGCCTCATTACCAACCGCATTATTAAGATGGTGAAGCTGGCTGAGCAGGTATCGCAGGGCGATTACAAAACCCAGATTATAGATACCAGCCGGGATGAGCTCAGCCAGCTTTCTCACTCCCTCAACCGGATGTCGACCACCATCGATGAGACCTTCACCGAGCTCGACCGCAAGAACAAGGAATTGGACCAGTTTGCCTATGTGGTATCGCATGACCTGAAAGCGCCCCTGCGCGGCATTGAGGTAGCCTCGCGCTGGATAGAGGAAGACATGGGCGAAAACCTGCCGCAGAACGTGCAGGAGTACCTGACGTTGATGCGGGTACGGGTACACCGCATGGAGAACCTGATAAACGGTATCCTAGCTCTTGCCCGCATCGGCCGCACCAGCCAGGTGGAGGAAACCGTGAACGTAAACCAGCTGCTGGTTGAGTTAAAAGACATGCTCTCCCCCCCTCCGGGCTTTGTGCTGGATGTGCAGGAGGACTTACCCACGCTGCACACAATCCGTATACAGCTGCAGCAGGTGTTCAGCAACCTAATCAGCAACGCGATCAAGTACCACGACAAGGACCATGGCGTTATTTCGGTACGCCACCACGAGACGGAGGACTTTCATGTTTTCTCGGTGGCGGACGACGGCCCTGGCATTGAGCCAGCGTACCACGAGCGGATATTCGTCATTTTCCAGACACTGCAGGAGCGCGACGCGGTGGAGAGTACGGGAGTAGGCCTGGCCATTGTAAAGAAGATTGTGGAGTGGCAGGGCGGCTCCATCTGGGTAGCCTCCCAACCGGGGCAGGGCGCCACTTTTACCTTTACCTGGCCGAAAGACACGGGTAAAGAGGAAAATTTTTCATAG
- a CDS encoding SusC/RagA family TonB-linked outer membrane protein, with product MRKLLLVSFVMVLTLLQQAYAQSRTVSGTVTDQSTSQGLPGVAVLVKGTTVGTTTGVDGSYTLNVPADGNTLVFRFIGYQTVERAIGNASSINVSLPIDTKQLSEVVVTAFGIEKEEKALSYSVQQLDAEQITRVNQPNVTNAIQGKVAGVIVRQSSGLPGSSSTITIRGNRSFTGNNQPLYVVDGMPIESNASFAGGVSGTDASSRALDINPNDIESISVLKGGAAAALYGVRASNGVVVITTKKGRGLGDRKGATVTFNTDYSIDQVSVTPDLQSTYSQGSGGAFNGTTSLSWGPKISSLGDITDPAGNVVPGNRVFDNVEPFFQTGHTATNGITVANSGELGNYAVSLGYTDQEGIVPTTGMERFNAKVGGDFKLNPKFTLGVSANFADTHVDKVPGGSNLSNPLFTLYAAPRNFDLWGLPFADPNNPFKQINYRGAIDNPRWSLANNKFYEDTRRFIGSASLNYKPLEWLGINYRLGNDFFITDGKEVYELGSGFTGGRSATPSGGQINDYAFQQNQVNSNISANINRDVTEDLNVNLLVGSELYEINSRLLNNVGQGIGIGGLRNIGNTTVQTTSETMSSRRTVGFYSNLELGYKDYLFLNASARQDYVSNLAPGNRAFFYPSVGAGFVFTDAFGIDNNILDFGKIRASYAEVGQAPETAFITKNVFVAGGAGSGFLTDGISFPFNGLNGRTLSNTLNSPLLKPQNTKTVEVGGDFRFFNNRFTLDYTYYVQTTTDQIFAVPLAPSAGFTSEFRNAGKLETKGHELIATIIPVKTDAFEWSLTTNFSSYKNEVLELAEGVDNIFLGGFVTPNIRAEAGGAYPIIFGSSFVRDDAGNVVVDSRATLANGSANPYYGMPLVGPETNIGNVQPDFEFTFTNGFTFKGLNLTAQLDWRKGGNMYAGNTRLLKLYGMAALTEDRESAYVYPGSKGFLDGDGNLVLEGNNDIEIVRGQTFWSNRMDAITESNVYSTSFVRLREVALSYSLPATLLSATPVRNASIFVTGRNLFLVTDYPNFDPETSVGGSGNFQGLEYVSLPQARSFGVGLKIGF from the coding sequence ATGAGAAAATTATTACTAGTAAGTTTTGTGATGGTGCTTACGCTGCTGCAGCAGGCGTATGCCCAAAGCAGAACGGTGTCTGGTACGGTTACTGACCAGAGCACATCACAAGGGCTGCCTGGCGTGGCAGTACTGGTGAAAGGAACCACAGTGGGTACCACCACTGGTGTTGACGGATCTTATACTCTTAATGTACCAGCTGATGGAAACACGCTGGTTTTTCGCTTTATTGGCTACCAGACAGTAGAGCGCGCAATTGGTAATGCAAGTTCAATAAATGTATCACTGCCGATAGACACTAAGCAACTAAGCGAGGTGGTAGTGACGGCTTTCGGTATAGAGAAAGAGGAGAAAGCGCTTAGCTACTCTGTACAGCAGCTGGATGCCGAGCAAATCACACGTGTGAACCAGCCAAACGTTACTAACGCCATTCAGGGTAAGGTAGCGGGCGTAATCGTTCGCCAGTCTAGTGGCTTGCCAGGCTCTTCCTCTACTATCACTATCCGTGGTAACCGCTCTTTCACAGGCAACAACCAGCCGCTTTACGTGGTAGACGGTATGCCTATTGAAAGTAATGCTTCATTCGCGGGCGGTGTAAGTGGAACAGACGCTTCATCCCGTGCACTGGACATTAACCCGAACGACATTGAGTCTATCTCGGTACTTAAAGGCGGTGCTGCTGCTGCACTTTATGGTGTTCGCGCCTCAAACGGTGTAGTGGTAATCACAACCAAGAAAGGCAGAGGCCTGGGCGACAGAAAAGGTGCAACAGTTACATTCAACACTGATTATTCTATTGACCAGGTATCCGTTACACCGGACCTGCAGAGCACGTATTCTCAGGGATCTGGCGGTGCTTTCAACGGAACAACCTCACTATCCTGGGGTCCGAAAATCAGCTCATTGGGCGATATCACTGACCCTGCTGGCAATGTAGTGCCAGGCAACAGAGTGTTTGATAACGTAGAGCCTTTCTTCCAGACTGGCCACACAGCCACTAATGGCATCACAGTAGCCAACAGCGGCGAACTTGGCAACTATGCCGTTTCCCTGGGCTACACAGACCAGGAAGGTATTGTACCTACAACTGGCATGGAGCGCTTCAACGCAAAGGTTGGCGGCGATTTCAAACTTAATCCTAAGTTCACACTGGGTGTAAGCGCTAACTTCGCTGACACGCACGTAGACAAGGTGCCAGGTGGATCTAACCTGTCAAACCCGCTCTTCACATTGTATGCTGCTCCTAGAAACTTCGACCTGTGGGGACTTCCTTTTGCGGATCCAAACAACCCTTTCAAGCAGATCAACTACCGTGGTGCTATCGACAACCCAAGATGGTCATTGGCCAACAACAAGTTTTACGAAGACACACGCCGTTTCATCGGAAGCGCGAGTTTGAACTACAAGCCTTTGGAGTGGTTAGGAATCAACTACAGACTGGGTAACGATTTCTTCATCACGGATGGTAAGGAAGTATACGAACTGGGTTCTGGCTTCACGGGCGGTAGATCAGCTACGCCTTCTGGCGGTCAGATCAACGACTATGCTTTCCAGCAAAACCAGGTGAACTCAAACATCTCTGCCAATATTAACAGAGACGTAACTGAAGACCTGAACGTAAACCTGCTGGTTGGTAGCGAATTGTACGAGATCAACTCCCGTCTGCTGAACAACGTGGGTCAGGGTATTGGTATCGGTGGCCTTCGTAACATCGGTAACACGACAGTACAGACCACGTCTGAGACAATGTCAAGCAGAAGAACAGTAGGTTTCTACTCTAACCTGGAATTGGGTTATAAAGACTACCTGTTCCTGAACGCTTCTGCCCGCCAGGATTATGTTTCTAACCTTGCCCCAGGCAACCGTGCATTCTTCTACCCATCCGTAGGTGCTGGCTTCGTATTCACAGATGCTTTTGGAATCGATAACAACATCCTGGATTTCGGTAAAATCAGAGCTTCTTACGCGGAAGTTGGACAGGCCCCGGAAACTGCCTTCATCACAAAGAACGTGTTTGTGGCAGGTGGTGCCGGATCAGGTTTCTTAACGGACGGTATCTCATTCCCATTCAATGGTTTGAACGGACGTACACTTAGCAACACGCTGAACTCTCCGCTTCTTAAGCCGCAGAACACCAAAACAGTTGAAGTAGGTGGTGATTTCAGGTTCTTCAACAACCGCTTTACATTGGACTATACGTACTACGTGCAGACGACGACAGACCAGATATTTGCAGTTCCGTTGGCACCGTCAGCAGGTTTTACTTCAGAGTTTAGAAACGCTGGTAAGTTAGAGACAAAAGGCCATGAACTGATTGCCACAATCATTCCTGTGAAGACAGATGCTTTCGAATGGTCATTGACTACTAACTTCTCTTCCTATAAGAACGAGGTGTTAGAACTGGCTGAAGGTGTGGATAATATCTTCCTGGGTGGTTTCGTTACACCAAATATCAGAGCTGAGGCAGGTGGTGCTTATCCTATTATTTTTGGCTCGTCTTTTGTAAGAGATGATGCAGGTAACGTGGTAGTAGACAGCAGAGCAACGTTGGCGAATGGTAGTGCCAACCCATACTACGGTATGCCGCTTGTAGGCCCTGAAACAAACATCGGTAACGTACAGCCTGACTTTGAATTCACCTTCACAAACGGGTTCACTTTCAAAGGACTTAACCTGACAGCACAGTTAGACTGGAGAAAAGGCGGTAACATGTATGCTGGTAACACGCGACTGCTGAAGCTTTACGGTATGGCAGCATTAACTGAAGACCGTGAGTCAGCTTATGTTTACCCTGGTTCTAAAGGCTTCCTGGACGGTGACGGTAACCTGGTGCTGGAAGGCAACAACGATATCGAAATCGTGCGTGGCCAGACGTTCTGGAGCAACAGAATGGATGCCATCACAGAGTCTAACGTGTACTCTACCTCTTTTGTGAGATTGAGAGAAGTAGCTCTTAGCTACTCACTGCCAGCTACGTTGCTTTCTGCAACACCGGTACGCAATGCATCAATCTTCGTAACAGGCCGCAACCTGTTCCTGGTAACAGATTACCCTAACTTTGACCCAGAGACAAGCGTGGGTGGATCAGGTAACTTCCAGGGTCTGGAGTATGTATCGCTGCCACAGGCCAGAAGCTTCGGTGTTGGTTTGAAAATTGGATTTTAA
- a CDS encoding nucleotide pyrophosphohydrolase, protein MTIAEAQATVDKWIKENGVRYFNELTNMAILTEEVGEVARIISRQYGEQSFKKSDEGKELGDELADVLFVLICLANQTGIDLTEAMRQNLEKKTSRDSDRHKQNRKLS, encoded by the coding sequence ATGACGATAGCCGAAGCACAGGCCACCGTAGACAAGTGGATAAAGGAGAACGGGGTGCGTTACTTCAACGAGCTCACCAACATGGCCATACTTACCGAAGAGGTGGGCGAAGTGGCCCGCATCATCTCCCGCCAGTACGGCGAGCAATCATTTAAGAAAAGCGACGAGGGCAAAGAGTTAGGCGATGAGCTGGCGGATGTGCTGTTCGTACTGATCTGCCTCGCAAACCAAACCGGTATCGATCTGACTGAAGCCATGCGCCAAAACCTCGAGAAGAAAACCTCCCGCGACAGCGACCGTCACAAGCAAAACAGAAAATTAAGTTAG
- a CDS encoding 2-phosphosulfolactate phosphatase, producing MPSIDVCFSPELLHLYELKGKAVVAVDVLRATSTMVTAFAEGAATIFPVMELEECQSFAARGCLTAAERNGIKAEGFDLGNSPFAYMDGNVQGREIAITTTNGTRAIRLSEGADEIVIGAFLNLQAVADHLAELGLDVLVVCAGWKGQFNLEDTLFAGALVERLQQQFSYEHDSALAALYLYQNAKADLLSFLRQSSHVRRLEHLEIFKDIEFCLRHDAYNVLPVWREDRLVDLRVLKLEI from the coding sequence ATGCCAAGTATAGATGTGTGCTTCAGCCCTGAGCTGCTGCACTTGTATGAGCTGAAAGGCAAGGCCGTGGTGGCTGTGGATGTACTAAGGGCCACTTCGACCATGGTAACGGCTTTTGCCGAAGGTGCCGCCACGATCTTCCCTGTGATGGAGTTGGAGGAGTGCCAAAGCTTTGCCGCACGTGGCTGCCTGACCGCCGCCGAGCGGAACGGGATTAAGGCAGAGGGCTTTGACCTGGGCAACTCGCCTTTTGCCTACATGGATGGCAACGTGCAGGGCCGCGAGATCGCGATCACCACAACCAACGGCACGCGTGCCATCCGCCTGTCTGAAGGAGCTGATGAGATTGTAATTGGTGCTTTCCTGAACCTGCAGGCGGTGGCAGATCATTTAGCGGAGCTGGGCTTGGATGTGCTGGTAGTATGCGCTGGCTGGAAAGGGCAGTTTAACCTGGAGGATACCTTGTTTGCCGGAGCCTTGGTAGAGCGCCTGCAGCAGCAGTTCTCCTACGAGCACGACAGTGCCCTTGCGGCTTTATACTTGTACCAGAACGCCAAAGCTGATTTGCTCAGCTTCCTGCGCCAGTCCTCACACGTACGCCGGCTGGAGCACCTCGAGATCTTCAAAGACATCGAATTCTGCCTGCGCCACGACGCCTACAACGTGCTCCCAGTGTGGCGCGAAGACCGACTGGTAGACTTGAGAGTTTTGAAGTTAGAAATTTAA
- a CDS encoding SusD/RagB family nutrient-binding outer membrane lipoprotein, which produces MKTNKFLSFLLATGLLFGASSCSDDVLDEIDTNPNSPEDVSLSLLMPQVTVNVPTAVTGTDLAWYSSVYVRHTAGAHGQLQDADRRSNQEASSIVNNVWNNIYAGVLPDLNLIIQKGSEGGSETGSNIHVGIAKVLKAYTLSVATDAWGRVPYTEIGQGSDLRKPKFDEQQAIYAGIQRLLDEAIADLAKGGVSPGASDLIYGGDAAKWTKAAWSLKARYYNRLSNIDPAGSATAALDAASKGFTSAADNFTFNKYTATAIGEHPWFQESNDRAHHAVSDAFVSTLTTLSDPRLQAMVKPVPATGVITGFPNGAQENDQASTKFSDPTATVLNATAAMPLMTYDELKFIQAEANLRLGNADVAYTAYKEGISAAMKRQIGATDAAVATYLLDADLPQTAAALQVRDVILQKWIAFWLFQPFEAYNDWRRTGFPGFVAEHQISAPPLRFSYPTSEIAANSENIPDVQIYTDGVWWDDASED; this is translated from the coding sequence ATGAAGACGAATAAATTTCTAAGTTTCCTGCTTGCGACTGGCCTGCTTTTCGGCGCCAGTTCGTGCAGCGATGATGTGCTGGATGAGATTGACACAAACCCTAACTCACCCGAGGATGTGTCGCTTAGCCTGCTGATGCCGCAGGTAACCGTGAACGTGCCAACGGCCGTTACCGGTACGGACCTTGCCTGGTACTCTTCCGTGTACGTACGTCACACAGCGGGTGCCCACGGGCAGCTTCAGGATGCTGACAGACGCTCGAACCAGGAGGCATCCTCGATTGTGAACAACGTGTGGAACAACATCTACGCAGGTGTTCTTCCAGACTTGAACCTGATCATTCAGAAAGGTTCTGAAGGCGGAAGCGAGACGGGAAGCAACATTCACGTGGGTATTGCCAAGGTACTGAAGGCGTACACGCTTTCTGTGGCTACAGATGCGTGGGGTCGTGTACCTTACACTGAAATAGGCCAGGGAAGTGACCTGCGCAAGCCTAAGTTTGATGAGCAGCAGGCTATCTATGCAGGCATTCAGCGCTTGCTGGACGAGGCAATCGCTGATCTTGCAAAAGGAGGCGTAAGCCCAGGCGCATCAGATCTGATCTATGGCGGCGATGCTGCAAAATGGACGAAAGCAGCCTGGTCTTTGAAAGCTAGGTACTACAACCGTCTAAGCAACATTGACCCTGCCGGCTCTGCCACAGCAGCGCTTGATGCCGCTTCTAAAGGCTTTACAAGTGCCGCAGACAACTTTACATTCAACAAGTACACCGCTACTGCCATTGGAGAGCATCCTTGGTTCCAGGAGTCTAACGACCGTGCACACCACGCCGTAAGTGATGCCTTCGTAAGCACGCTTACTACCCTGAGCGATCCACGCCTTCAGGCAATGGTGAAGCCGGTACCTGCCACAGGTGTTATCACTGGTTTTCCGAACGGAGCCCAGGAGAACGACCAGGCAAGCACGAAGTTCTCTGACCCTACGGCCACTGTGTTGAACGCCACTGCTGCTATGCCGTTGATGACGTATGACGAGCTGAAGTTTATCCAGGCTGAGGCAAACCTTAGACTTGGAAACGCGGATGTTGCCTACACAGCTTACAAAGAAGGTATCTCAGCCGCTATGAAGCGCCAGATTGGTGCTACGGATGCTGCTGTTGCCACTTACCTGCTGGATGCTGATCTGCCACAGACGGCAGCTGCACTGCAGGTGCGTGACGTTATACTTCAGAAGTGGATCGCTTTCTGGTTGTTCCAGCCGTTCGAAGCTTATAACGACTGGAGAAGAACAGGTTTCCCTGGCTTCGTTGCAGAGCACCAGATTTCGGCTCCGCCGCTTCGCTTCTCTTACCCTACGAGTGAGATCGCTGCAAACAGCGAAAACATTCCAGACGTGCAGATTTACACGGACGGCGTATGGTGGGATGACGCATCAGAAGATTAA
- a CDS encoding response regulator — protein sequence MNTEKVNILLVEDDYLDTMNVERELKKIGLTHPIHEARNGREALNMLRGDGVEKIAPAPSVILLDINMPKMNGLEFLEELRREPEFSHIPVFIMTTSNEESDRMAAQRLNVSGYIVKPLSFDSFERSDSSLDSFSLFLDLIKLK from the coding sequence ATGAATACTGAGAAAGTAAATATACTGCTGGTAGAAGACGACTACCTGGATACCATGAATGTGGAGCGGGAGCTAAAAAAGATTGGTCTTACCCATCCGATACACGAGGCGCGTAATGGACGCGAGGCCCTGAACATGCTTCGTGGCGATGGCGTGGAGAAGATAGCACCGGCACCAAGCGTTATTCTCCTGGACATTAACATGCCTAAAATGAACGGTCTGGAATTCCTGGAGGAGCTGCGCCGGGAGCCTGAGTTCAGCCACATTCCCGTTTTTATCATGACTACCTCCAATGAGGAGTCAGACCGCATGGCCGCACAACGGCTTAATGTTTCGGGCTATATCGTGAAGCCGCTCTCCTTCGACAGCTTTGAGCGCAGCGATTCTTCCCTGGATAGCTTCAGCCTCTTCCTCGACCTGATCAAGCTAAAATAA
- the gcvT gene encoding glycine cleavage system aminomethyltransferase GcvT, whose product MELKKIALNDVHEALGAKMVPFAGYNMPVRYSSDIEEHKTVREAVGIFDVSHMGEFILRGPKALDLIQRVTSNDASKLADNKVQYSCLPNENGGIVDDLLVYRLAEEEYMLVVNASNIDKDWNWVSKYNTEGVEMENISDQISLFAVQGPKAAEALQSLTQIDLPNMVYYTFDKGEFAGVPDVIVSATGYTGAGGFEIYVKNEDAQKVFEAIMAAGKDYGIKPIGLGARDTLRLEMGFCLYGNDINDTTSPIEAGLGWVTKFDKDFTNAANLKAQKEQGISRKLVGFEMVDKAIPRAHYEIVNAEGEKIGEVTSGTMSPMLGKGIGLGYVAKDYSKTGSEVFIRVRNKDMKAEVVKLPFYKK is encoded by the coding sequence ATGGAACTAAAGAAAATTGCTCTGAATGATGTGCACGAGGCGCTTGGCGCTAAGATGGTGCCTTTCGCCGGCTATAACATGCCTGTGCGCTACTCATCCGATATAGAAGAACACAAAACGGTTCGCGAGGCTGTAGGCATTTTCGATGTGTCGCACATGGGCGAGTTTATACTGCGCGGCCCAAAGGCGCTGGACCTCATCCAGCGTGTTACATCTAACGACGCCTCAAAACTGGCTGATAATAAAGTACAGTACTCGTGCCTGCCAAACGAGAACGGCGGCATTGTGGATGACCTGCTGGTATACCGCCTGGCAGAGGAAGAATATATGCTGGTGGTGAATGCCTCGAACATTGACAAGGACTGGAACTGGGTGAGCAAGTATAACACCGAGGGCGTGGAGATGGAAAACATCTCTGATCAAATCTCTCTGTTTGCGGTGCAGGGACCAAAGGCAGCCGAGGCACTGCAGTCGCTCACGCAAATAGACCTGCCGAACATGGTATACTATACCTTCGACAAGGGCGAGTTTGCCGGGGTGCCGGATGTGATTGTTTCGGCTACAGGCTATACCGGAGCCGGTGGCTTTGAAATTTATGTGAAAAACGAGGACGCCCAGAAAGTTTTTGAGGCAATCATGGCGGCAGGCAAGGACTACGGCATCAAGCCGATTGGTTTGGGTGCCCGCGATACGCTGCGCCTCGAGATGGGCTTCTGCCTCTACGGTAACGACATCAACGACACCACCTCTCCGATAGAGGCTGGCCTGGGCTGGGTGACTAAGTTTGACAAAGATTTCACCAATGCTGCCAACCTGAAAGCGCAGAAGGAGCAGGGCATCAGCCGCAAACTGGTTGGGTTCGAGATGGTGGATAAGGCCATTCCGCGCGCGCATTATGAGATCGTAAACGCGGAGGGCGAGAAGATCGGGGAAGTAACCTCCGGCACCATGTCGCCGATGCTGGGCAAAGGTATTGGCCTGGGTTACGTAGCCAAAGATTACAGCAAAACCGGCTCAGAGGTATTTATCCGTGTTCGAAACAAAGACATGAAAGCCGAAGTGGTGAAGCTTCCTTTCTATAAGAAGTAG
- a CDS encoding porin family protein produces the protein MNLKSLFIFLCTLCCTVAVHGQTFIGVKGGMNYSKVNGIGTVNGSYDWDRGYHLGVALYTNIGEDLFLQPELLYTTRGYNYTRYYKKDKAVAGDTVQLNQHTELNYLDIPVLVRLQLRKVYFEAGPQFGVHLSGKKENMHMLNRNGEISYAQSSLDTRDFVEPFDIGFIAGVGYQSNTGIGLGLRYNQGFREVVKRVNWEKNILLQASVSYIFGYKKYMVGNKNRPAGYDLQDEYYDPAKPSKAKKAGYKITTKRNVQRVSIVKMGESARPEVKYEFNSMGANTPTNVLLSGSSGEEINTPLFMGFRDIQFPFKGVIRYTTQATVGIGSIESILEFEITEPGIWRVNIMTQ, from the coding sequence ATGAATTTAAAATCCCTGTTTATTTTTCTTTGTACACTCTGTTGCACAGTAGCTGTGCATGGGCAAACCTTCATTGGAGTCAAAGGAGGTATGAACTACAGCAAAGTAAATGGTATCGGCACTGTAAACGGCAGCTATGATTGGGACAGGGGATACCATCTGGGCGTAGCACTTTACACCAACATAGGCGAGGACCTTTTCCTGCAACCAGAACTGCTGTATACTACCCGGGGGTACAATTACACGCGGTACTACAAGAAAGACAAGGCAGTGGCAGGCGACACTGTGCAATTGAACCAGCACACAGAACTTAACTACCTGGACATACCTGTACTTGTGCGACTGCAACTAAGAAAAGTGTACTTTGAGGCGGGCCCGCAGTTTGGCGTCCATCTCAGCGGCAAAAAAGAGAATATGCACATGCTCAACAGGAACGGTGAGATTTCTTACGCACAGTCCAGCCTTGATACGCGTGATTTTGTGGAGCCATTCGATATCGGTTTCATAGCAGGGGTAGGTTATCAGAGCAACACAGGTATCGGGTTGGGGCTACGGTACAACCAGGGCTTTAGAGAAGTGGTGAAACGGGTAAATTGGGAGAAGAACATACTATTGCAGGCGTCTGTTTCTTATATATTCGGCTATAAAAAGTACATGGTCGGCAACAAAAACAGACCTGCTGGCTACGATCTGCAGGATGAATACTATGATCCTGCTAAACCAAGTAAAGCCAAGAAGGCCGGATACAAAATCACCACGAAGCGAAACGTACAGCGCGTGAGCATTGTAAAGATGGGGGAGTCGGCAAGACCTGAGGTGAAGTATGAGTTTAATTCAATGGGTGCCAACACACCGACAAATGTGTTGCTTTCAGGTTCCAGCGGGGAGGAAATAAACACGCCCCTGTTCATGGGTTTCAGGGACATTCAGTTTCCTTTTAAGGGCGTAATCCGTTACACGACCCAGGCAACCGTGGGAATAGGGAGTATCGAGAGTATTTTAGAATTTGAAATAACCGAGCCCGGTATCTGGAGAGTCAACATCATGACTCAATAA